The sequence AAAAATGACACATTTAAAAGCTACGTTTGCGTCACCCTTTGAATGTGCAATAGTGGCCAATGGGCTTTATGGGTGTCAACGCGAAGTGGCAGTGTAGTGTTTTTCATCGTGGGGCACGCAGGCTTCCACTGCCAAGCCTCTATACATGTACTCTTCGTATTCCTAATACGGAATTTAGATAACGCTGTGGCTCTTTCCCGAGCTGTCTCTTCCTTATACATCACCGGTTACCTCAGACGGAAAAATAATTGGCCGTTTTCCTTTTCTTGGAGAAGAGCAACCCTGTGGGATTTGTATCCGCATATCCCTTTCATATAGCATAACCGTTTGATTATGAGGACACGATCAGATGTTACATTAaattaaaatgtttgtttttaaatCTAAGAGTTATGATTATAttacaattaaaataaaatacaaaaaaatctaTCAACATCAGTTTATTTAAATATAGGTTTAGGCTATTTGATTACATATAGGCTAATCATCTTGCTATCCCATTCAATTAAACCATTCACAAAAGTAGGCCTTGCCTAGGCTACATATTATTTGCTTGATTGAGAGCCATGATTGTTTAGACTATTTTCCCTTTAATTATAGGTTATTCAATTGTTCTCAATTgatggtcatttatgaatatATGCTTCATGAGATTAATAAAACTAATCTCAAaatttgattatttattttaattgtgTAAACCACAGACCTTACAGGTAACACTTTTTTCATCGTTTCCTGTAAACAGGCTCACAGTCACTTCACATAATTGGTGCTGCAAACAAATGTGTCACTTCAGAAAGAACAGATGAGGACTGGAAGACAGATGAGGACTGGCTGCTGTCGCGTGCGTTAATGATGTAAATAAAGTAAAGTAATTTTATTATTTCACATCATTTTAACTTATTTGAAATTCAACATGCACACTTTCCGAGTATTCGAAGATAGATTTTTTAATGGGAGGCATTTCCATTTGACATACAAAAAAGAGTtctcaacagagaaaacaacaaaTAATGAGTTGATATGCACGGGGAGCCTCAACGTGACGTGTAGCGCACGTGTGGACTGATTAGACGCTGCTAGGAATTGTTTGTGGGGAAAATCGACTTTCTAATTAACTGCATAAAAGGTTTGTTGTTGTAACTTGGAAAGGGTACGAATTCGCACATACAATATAGCCCCGAGGAATGCTTAAAGTAACAAAATAATCCGAAAGTTTCGATCCAAGGTTATTTTTTTACAAGAGTAAAATGTTCATTGTGTAGATATTCCAAGAAGAAAACCAATGACCTAAACCTCATGTCTCCATCATAATCCGATCAAACGTTATTGGAGTGtttacccttgtaggatggcCAGAATGACGGGAGATGAGAAGAAAAAAAGTGGTGAAAAATCTGGAAAAACTGCATCGTGTCAGAGCCTTAATTCTTGCACAGAAtctagcctattggctacttgaCAGGCTCATTTTCCCATTTAACCCATCTTTCTTCTCGAATCCGCTGTATAGAGGTAAGATGGACATCGCGTTTGAGACATGACATGTAGTATTTTCATATTTTTGTAAACGCTTTATATTAATTCGACATTCCTGTTTTTTCGAAGAATTCTTAAAAAAAACAAGCCTAGGCCCATCTCTGAAATCTCAACTTGAGTACTTACTGAGCATAGCTTTCTATTTCCAAAATATTTGACACGTAATTCAATTTGTTAATTTTGCGACACGTGGAAACAACTTTGTAAAGTAATTTTCACCAGTTGTTACGAGAAACGCGCACCGCTATGTCAACAGAGCTTATATTAGATCCGACCTTTTGGGCAGACCGCTAATGATATGTTAGAGACCGTACGGAACGATTCAGAACATGAATAATCATGTCTTCATACTATATAACAAAAGGAAGTTCAACTTCATAACCAAAGCGCGTTTTCATCCACTCTGGTCAGTGGGTGaacaccttgtgtgtgtgtgtgtatctcccaATTACTTTGATATGTTAAGGGAGGAAAACTGATTTTTCTAGTCCTTAGGGCATATTTTAATCAAAGTGTAAAATGTTCAGTTAAAGTCGTTGCATACAGGCTAATTACTTTTATCCATAATATTCTCTAACATTGCGCATAACTAACAATTTAGCGAATTCGATGTCATGGGCCTGTAGAATAGCCTAGATCATTATATCTAAAAGGTTATTTCGTTATAGGCTACCCAAAGTCAGTGCAAATGTACAATGGATTTAAAATGGTTAGCCTATGTCAATTATGGTAGCCTATGTCTAATTGAATTAAATCAGTGAGTTGAACCAATGGGCATGGGAAGGGCTGTAGCCTATTCCATGGATCCCCAAAAGCTCCTCCCCTGATGCTTGCCGTGAGTTGGGTGTGTGAATAAGGCGATCATATAAGAGCCCTTGAACAATTCGTGAGCAGATCATAATCGTGTAGTAAGCGTAAATCCGTAGGTGCAACTGAGAAGGTCAACATTAGTTAGCAGAGGAGTGGCGAGCCGCACACAGAGGACTCATACCAGGGCGCAGTGGTGTAGCGTCTTGATGGTTGTAATTGTAGCCACTTTTTGGATCCTTTAAATTTTTTGTCGTGTCTGCTATTTCAAAAATAATGCAGCTGGAGAATATTCTTCCCAGCGCATCAACCATCAACTTACCCAATACTTTTTATAACCTCTCGTCGTCAGATAGTGCAAATAATAGCCCGGGGCCATCGCAGATCGAATATCAAGAAGTTGACCGGACGGAATCCGAACCAAGTAACGGTCCCAATAAATATTTGAGCGGAGTGGGGAACGCCATGATGGGTGAGGGAGAGGGCAATGCCTTCACAGGGACTAAAGCTGCCCCAGACGGAAGAAAAGACTCACCGGTGCTCGGTGAAGATGACCAGTCCACTGGCAGGCGGTACCACATAGATGAACTTGGCTCTGACAGATACTTTATCTCGTCCTCACAGACGAGCTCCGATGTGGCAAATCAGTGTTCCCTCTTTCCATACGCAGGACAAACTGGGACAATGTACAGCGGGTCAAATGGATCCAGGTATTCCTCCCTTCATTACGGATCGGTCCTGCCACCGGCAGGCTTTTCATCCTCCGTGTGCCCTAGCCGGAGTCAGTTTGGCAGTAGCTACCAGTTCGGCCAGGGTCCAGGTTGCCTGTACCCCTCCTATCCGGGAACGGGTTCGGGTATTGGTTCCATGGCTCTCCCAGGGTCCACACCGGGAACGAGGGCTCAAGTTTATCTCTGCAATCGGCCCCTGTGGCTCAAGTTTCACCGATTCCAGACGGAGATGATCATCACGAAACAGGGCAGGTGAGCAGAGACGTTGGAGACAATTTAATGGAATGTCATGTTTGATGATGGCTACCTTACTAAATATCCGCCCATCTGATGTTCCAATAGTCGTTTATATTTTGGTGTCATATTTGCATATTTTGACATGTTATTCACACCATTTTTATGAATAGCCATACATTTGACTTGTACATATATTTGTAAATGATTATGTAGTCTATACAAACGTTTAATACTTTTTTTTCCCGTGCAGGAATAGCCTAATTGAGAGTGTCAAATATTGATTAGTTCATGCCATGACCTAACCTTACGAATTCTCTTGAATGCAACGACTCCCTCTGATAATTTTCGTTTGAGTAAACACTTGAAATTGCATAATTGTGACAATATGTATTTTCTTTCAGGCGGATGTTTCCGTTTCTCAGTTTCAACATCACTGGACTTAACTTGACCGCGCATTACAACGTATTTGTTGAGGTCGTGTTGGCCGATCCAAATCACTGGCGATTTCAAGGAGGAAAGTGGGTTACTTGTGGGAAAGCAGATAACAACATGCAAGGTGAGACTAATATTAAATGCACCTGTAATGTAGGTTCCCTATTTAGAGGGATCTTTTCAAAAGAAGTTCTCTATAGGCCTACAGAAGCAGCATATTTCAATTAACGGAAATGAAATTACATTTCGATGACGCATAGCTTGTCAATTAGGAACGTTTCGTTAGATGTCAATACACATTTCCCTAACATTTACACCCACTTAACTGGTCATTTATGCTATGCTGCTGGTCGTTTCCAACCACACCATCACTACCTATACATGTTTTTTGTTGGTTGATTATCCCCATTTTAAAAAAAAAGACAACCATTAAAACATTGTTAGCTGGTAACATTGGTCTATAATGTGCTTGACCCGTTTCCAGTTTTCCTGGAAAACGGATTaaattattattcattattagtCATCTTTTTTCTCTCCATATGGTGTAAAATGGCTTACCAATGAAGGTTTAATAACATGAAAGTAGTGAACTTCAATCTTCCATTTTCTCCCAAAATGTTTTTACCTGTGCAATTTAACCATTTTTACATATTAGCCTAATAGCTCCAGTTTCACATCTGATTGCTTTTGAAAATTGTAATCCTGAGCATGTGATTCCATAATAGTAAATTGGCAAATTGCTGGTCTTTTTGGAAATGTATAGAGTTTGACACATGTAACAGAAGTTCAAATTAAAAAATGGGAAAATATCACTGTTAATccttatatttttgtttttcatTTGTGCTGCATTGTACTTTAATATTTTGATGTTTTATGTCCCACAATTTCTTAAATCACAGGTAACAAGATGTATGTTCATCCTGAATCCCCAAACACTGGCGCTCACTGGATGAGGCAAGAGATCTCCTTTGGCAAACTGAAGCTGACCAACAACAAGGGGGCaaataataacaacacacaggtgaGGCCTGCACTGCAATTGATTGATTTGGACTCAAATGTCTTTGGCTGGTTTTAAAAAGCGGTCTATGTTGTTCTACATCACAAATCAGTCCAAAAccatatttttgtattttgacaGTGCTATTGGCAAAAATCTCCAAAGTAATTGGTGACGTGACAAATAACTGACCACATTTAACTGTTTTTGAGCATGAAAAACCGAAGCACTAACTTTGAATTCACACCTTTTTTTTTTGGAGATGATCGTCCTGCAGTCTCTGCACAAATACCAGCCTCGGCTGCACATCGTGGAGGTCACCGAAGAGGGAGTGGAGGACATAGGCAGTGATGCCAAGACACAGACCTTTACTTTCCCAGAGAACCAGTTCATTGCAGTCACTGCCTACCAGAACACAGATGTAAGATACTCACCACTATCAATCTAGATAAATCTTAAGATTTTTCTTAAGTTTCTGCACTgagtacacaaaacattaagaacacctgccatagactgaccaggtgaaagctacgatcccttgttgatgtcacttgttaaatccaattcaatcagtgtagattaagggaAGGAGATGGGTTAAATGGGTTAAATAATTATTTAAGTCTTGAGACacaattaagacatggattgtgtatgtgtgccattcagagggtgaatgggcaagacaaaagatttaagtgccttttaacagggtatggtagtaggagcCAGGCACACCGTTTGTGTCaaaaactgcaacgctgctgggtttttcacaagtttcccatgtgtatcagtAATTGTCCGGcacacaaaggacatccaaccaacttaactgtgggaagcattggggtcaacaggggccagcatccctgtggactgCTTTCAACACTGTAGAGTTCATATGCCCAAGGAATTGAGGACGTTCTGAGGGAAAGGTGTTCCAACATTAAGGTGTTCCTAGTGTTTGGTATACTCTGTGAATATTGTCGGTCTATAAAATGGGTTTTTGTCAACACTTCTGACCATGGCTTGAACATCGATCTCTCCTTTCCAGATCACACAGCTTAAAATCGACCACAACCCCTTTGCTAAAGGCTTCAGAGACAACTATGACTCGTAAGTGACAATGACTTCCTTTTTTGCATGTGGTATTGGGGCCATTCTTTTTCCCCTGCTCTGCTAACTTTTAGTCTCAAGTGTGAACTTGTTTTTCTTTTGCCAACGACTCATACTTGGACCTTTCTTGTCTCTCTTCCACAGGATGTACACAGCCCCGGAGGGTGACAGGCTGACCCCATCCCCGACAGCCTCCCCTCGCTCTCACCAGATTGTGCCGGGTGCCCGCTATGCCATGCAGCCCTTCTTCCAGGACCAGTTTGTCAACAACCTGCCACAGAACCGCTTCTACACTGGGGAGCGGGCTGTGCCCCAGACAAACAGTCTACTCTCCCCCCAGGCTGAGGATGCCGGGGCCAGCTCGGCTCAGCGCTGGTTCGTCACCCCGGTCCAGCAGTCGGGCTCCAACAAGCTTGACCTATCCTATGACCAGGACTACTCAGCCAGCAGTCTGCTGTCCTACGGCATCAAGCCCCTGCCTCTCCAGACCTCCCACGCCCTCAGCTACTACCCCGACTCGGCCTTCGCTTCAATGGCGGCCGGCTGGGGCACCAGAAGCACTTACCAGAGGAAGATGACCACAGGCCTGCCCTGGTCCCCTCGGCCCAGCCCCCCAGCCTTCACAGACGACCAACTGGCTGCGAGCAAAGACAAGCTGCCCGAGGAGAGCACCGCAGCCTCCACTTGGGTAGAGACGTCCCACTCGCTGAAATCTGTGGACTCTACCGATTCGGGCGTGTACTCCATGGTCTGCAAGAGACGCCGGATGTCACCTGGTGGGTCGAGCACAGAGAACTCCCCCACCATCAAGTGTGAGAACTTGACCACAACGGAAGAGTACAACAAAGACAACCCCAAAGGCATGGGCTACTATGCCTTTTACACGAGCCCCTAAAGACTATTTATTAAAATCGtattctttttttaaattgagtgcccacttttttttttaaatacccttTTCTCTAAAGGTGCCAATGCTTTGTGCTCCCAAGCAAGCTGCACAGATTACTTACACTCCCCGAACACACATGCattgtgacaaatgtttttaaAGCATGTCCCCAGTTGATTTAATTTTTTACTAATGTGATTTTATTTAAGGTCATTTTGTTGTACAGTATTTGTGCACTTTAGTATGTGATGTATCTTGTACAAAACTGTATTCATGAGGTGTTATGAAATGGGTAATAAAAACAAGCTTTTCATAAACAATGTCCCACTTTGCAAATTGTCTCGTTTATTGTCAATAATATACATTTACTTAAGGACGACTCCGTGAAATGTCATTGCCAATTGCAGCTACTGAGATGGGAGATACAAGTCCTTGCCCTCGTACAGCCACACATAGCATATGCGCATGTGCACGGAGTCACTTCACGCTGGCCACAGCGTGGTAGCCAGGGTTCCAAAACAGCCGCGAAGTTGAGCCTCACTCTGGAACATTCTTAATCGTTGCGcaaatcaaatcaacgtttacagtttagcagatgttagagTGCAGCGAAACGCTTATGTTACGATCTCCGAACAACCGTACAAAAAAAGTTATCAAGAAATGTCAGAACTAATCCAATTTAATAACCCAAACGCAATCTATACACTGGATGAATTTACACTTGACTAAGAGTGATCTGTACAGTTGTAGATAGTGAGCGAAGTCAAGAATCCAGTATATAAATGTTGTATGCAACTAAAATGCAATGTACAGCATTAGAATTAGCTATGTCAAGAATACAATATTTAAACCTCATGGTAAAATAGAATTTGCAGGAAATGAGCTTCTGAACGAGTCCAgaatatatgtatgtgtatagcAATAGTTAAGAGTGATCAATGACTAGAATACATAGTAAGTGGGTAAAATGGCGTCAGTATTAAAATGTTCAATTACTATGTACATAGGTCAGcagtctaaggtgcagggtagagtaatgggtggtagctggctagtgacgGTGTCttgaggttcagggcagggtactgggcggaggctggctagtggtgactgtttaacagtctgatggcctggagatagctgtttttcagtctctcggtcccagctttgatgcacgtgtactgtctccgccttctggatggtagtggggttAACAGGCCGTGGCTCACGGAATTTATTCAGCCTATTGAAGAGGCAGGGTTGCACCGGTCGGTGTGAAGGGAGCATTTCAGATCCTCAGTGATGTGCACGCAGAGGGcttgaagcttttgaccctcCGCTGAAGCTACATCGGGGTGGGTGTGGGCGTGTTCTCTCTGCCATCGCCTGTTGTCCAAGATCAGCTTCTTCGTTTTGTTTCCATTGacggagaggttattttcctggcaccgctctgcctctcacctcctccctgtaggctgtctcatcgttgttggtaatcaggcctacctaCCACTGTGGTGTCATCAGTaaacttgattgagttggagatgtgtgtggtcacgcagtcatgggtgaacaggaagtacagcaGGGAGCTGAGCGTGTACCCCTGTGTGGCCActatgttgaggatcagagtggaggaggtcttgttgcctaccttcaccacctggttGGCCTTGGCCTGTAAAgaagtctaggacccagttgcacagggagcaATCTGAGTTTACTGATGAGCTAGGAGGGCACTATGGcattgaaggctgagctgtagtcaatgaaccgccttcttacataggtattcctcttatccaggtgggatagggcagtgtgcagtgcattGGCGATTGCGTCGTCCGTGGAATCGGACGGGTAAATTGTGTCGGGTAAattggaggtgatatgatccttaactagatTCTCAAAGCGGTCAGTTACCTTCTCATTTCggtcagttaccttcgctttcttggatACAGGAACAATAATTGAAattttgaagcatgtggggacaacagacagggagagattgaatgtcTGCAAATACTACAAAATGTACCCGCTATTCTGTTTAATTTCTGCACGTCGCCTACGTATTATCGATGAGTCTACCTTTAATTTAAATGAACAGTTATAGGCATAATTTTTGGAAATGTCCAACATAATAAATGATTTGGGATTATGGTATGGTTGACCCAACCACAAACAATTAAGTGTCACTTTAGTTAGCTACAGTATGATTATCATGAGGCTACTCACCATTTTCATTGTGATCACGAACGCGCACGTGCGTGTGCAGGCCAGAAAGTATTTGTAGATGAGGATTCCCCCCGTATGTTGATGACAAATCTTTTTGATTATCACCCCTGATCATCTTGGACAACCACATATTTTTGTTTAATTCGTACCTTTCGCAATAACTCCGAAGCATTCATTTGACATGCTTAGAGATATAGCTGTCGTGTGAATTGACCTAATTtgccttattttttattttaattttcaaAATGTGAAAAAATACAACATTCAAGTTTTTGTGATGGACTTATTGCAGCCTGTTGGAGCTAACGCCATTTAGACCAAATACGACTGTAGGCATTCATCTACATAGACCACAACCATATCCATATTATAGATAATAATTACCTGATCATTATTGTTATTAATATTAGCCTGTTATTATTACAATGTATGAGTTCATTTAATATGACATGATGTGTGGTGGATGGTGTAAGGCCTGGGTGTCAGCATCGCGAAAGTCCACCACCAGCACCGCGAAAGACTGTTAACTGTATAATAAGACTGTGCACTTCCGTTAAGAAGTAATTGCAGGATATTGTTAGGCCTTACACTATCCACCATTTGCTAGCTCATTTATGCATATAACTGGACTCAGTTACCCCccaccccctgtccctctcttgaCTATGGAGAGAGAAAATGTAAGTTTTCATTTCTGTCAATTCTACATTTTTCAGTTTGAACCAAAActttctgcaattctacaaagCTGGCCATGACCTCAAGGAGGCCCCCAtagattttgttagtcactcttatgcaaatgtcatattgtcataattttcataagtcatggcaaaatgggtagaattgcaggaaatttgctgtAAAACCTTCCTGATCATACAAAACTATATATTAATTCACCATTAAATTGTTGTAAACCAGTATAAATAATggataatacagtgccttcagaaagtattcagaccccttaactatttacacattttgttacttcacagacttattctaaaatggattgaacaAAAAAGAtcttcagcaatctacacacaataccccctaatgactaAGTGAAAACAGGTTATTAGAAATGTTAGCAGATTTAAAAAAGAGAAATACCTCACTcggacagagctctagagttcctctgtggagataggagaaccttccagaaggacaaccatctctgcagcactccaccaatcaggcctttatggtagagtgaccaggcagaagccactcctcagtaaaaggcatgtgACAGCCCgattggagttttccaaaagcaACCTAAAAATTCTCAAACCCTCATaaccaagattctctggtctgatgaaaccttgaacccgatcgaacatctctggagagatctgaaaatagctgttcagcaacgctccccatccaaccttgagaggatctgcagagaagaatgggagaaactccccaaatacaggtgtgccaagttatacccaactcgaggctgtaatcgctgccaaaataCTGAGTATATGGTCTAAAATACTTAtgtaatgtgatatttcagtttttcttTTACATTTTTGATATATTAGCAAACCATTCGAAAAACCAGTTtcagctttgtcattatggtgtattgtgtgtagattaatgaggggggaaaaaacaattaaatacattttagaataaggctgtaacctaacaaaatatggaaaagtcaatgggtctgaataccttccgaaggcactgtatattcccTTTCACAGACATTTTTTCACCACAGTTTATCCAATGTCCAAATGGTTAGTTGTAGTGAAGGGAGAAGTCATAACATTCACAATGATAAATTAGTGAGAACTTTAAAATCCTGCCTTCAATGATTCCCATTTGAATGGACTTAAATACCCCATATTCTAATTAATTCTGTTGTTAGACTCCTTGACAGAAAGTGAAGAATCTGACTAACTCCAATTAACACCTCCTAACAAGCTAGAGTTCTGATCGCTCTGGTCTTTCAGGAAGGAAGCATGCAAGAAATAGACTCTTTGGGGAACAGAGTTTAGAGCAAGACATCTTCCTTGTTTGCTCTGTGTTAATGTCAGTGAATCATTGTATTCCGTAGCATCTGACGAGCTAAGTGCTCTTGTTTGCTCTTGTGTATTGACCTCTGCCTATAACACCAGGCATGAGGTGTGGCCATACAGTCAACTACGTAACTTGACATTTAGGCTTGTCAAGTGAACGCCCAAGATATTTAACAAGTGAAGCTTGCCTTGAAGGAAATTAGTGCTTTAAAAGTAGCCTGTATAGATATTGGAGGGCAATGCAGCACAGGGCCACTAATGTCTCAAGGGGCCAGTAGCCTTGAGGCTATACACTAGAGGGCTGCTTGCATTGGTGGTGCCTGAAGACCTTTATagcataaactcagcaaaaaaatataattttcaaagataattcgtaaaaatccaaattgtaAAGGGTTCAAACACTATTtcctatgcttgttcaatgaaccataaacagttaatgaacatgcacctctgGAACGGCCATtaattaagacactaacagcttacagacggtaggtaattagggtcacagttatgaaaacttaggacactaaaagaggcctttctactgactctgaaaaacaccaaaagaaagatgcacgaacttgccttaggcatgctgcaaggaggcatgaggactgcaaatgtggccagagcaataaatgtctcagttgttgaatctttttatgttcatacaaatatttacacgttaagtttgctgaaaataaaagcagttgacagtgagaggacgtttctttttttagCTGAGCTTATATGGTCTGGACCTTCTCTCTTGCAGTCCACACTATACATGTAACGGAtatcctcctcttcgtctgaggaggagtaaggatcggaccaaaacgcagcgtggtaagtgtccatattgatttATTCAAAAACAcaactgaacactggaacaaaataataaacgtgaatcaacgaaaccgaaacagttctgtaacgTGACAACACACACTAGACataaaataaacacccacaaaacccaggtggaaaaaaggctacctaagtatgattctcaaccagggacaacaattgacagctgcctctgattgagaaccatactagaccgaactcaaaaaccaacatagaaaaagaaacatagactgcccaccccaactcatgccctgaccatactaaaacagagacaaaaacaaaggaactaaggtcagaacgtgacagtacccccccccccccaccccacccaaaggtgcggactccggtcgcaaaacctgaacctataggtgAGGGTCTgcgtgggcgtctgtccgcggtggcggctctggaccccacttcaccatagttttTTTGCGCATCTTAgcccgcctccgtggcctctttagagtcgtgaccctcgccgccgaccttggaCTCAGGACCCTCGCCAcaggtcccgaatggacgggagattccggcagcaccggacaggcgggagactccggcagctccggagtgaagggcgattctggcATCACCTGGCTAactgatggctctggcagctcctggctgactgatggctctggcggttcctggctgactgacggctctggcagctcctagctgactgacggctctggcggctcctggcggctcctggctgactggtggatctggcggctcctggctgactggcggctcaggacagactggcggctcaggacagacgggagactctggcagctcaggacagacggaagactctggcagctcaggacagacgggagactctggcagcgctggacaggcgggagcatcTGTagggaagagacggagagacagcctggtgcggggggctgccactgaaggcctggtgtgtggaggaggcaccggctagaccggaccgtggaggtgcactggaggtctcgagcactgAGCCTGAACAACCCTACCTGggttgtgctggcgaaccggggacaacatgcgtagggctggtgccatgtatcCCGGCCCGAGGagatgcactggagaccagatgcactgagccggct is a genomic window of Oncorhynchus keta strain PuntledgeMale-10-30-2019 chromosome 19, Oket_V2, whole genome shotgun sequence containing:
- the LOC118398318 gene encoding eomesodermin-like isoform X1, giving the protein MRRKKVVKNLEKLHRVRALILAQNLAYWLLDRLIFPFNPSFFSNPLYRDSANNSPGPSQIEYQEVDRTESEPSNGPNKYLSGVGNAMMGEGEGNAFTGTKAAPDGRKDSPVLGEDDQSTGRRYHIDELGSDRYFISSSQTSSDVANQCSLFPYAGQTGTMYSGSNGSRYSSLHYGSVLPPAGFSSSVCPSRSQFGSSYQFGQGPGCLYPSYPGTGSGIGSMALPGSTPGTRAQVYLCNRPLWLKFHRFQTEMIITKQGRRMFPFLSFNITGLNLTAHYNVFVEVVLADPNHWRFQGGKWVTCGKADNNMQGNKMYVHPESPNTGAHWMRQEISFGKLKLTNNKGANNNNTQMIVLQSLHKYQPRLHIVEVTEEGVEDIGSDAKTQTFTFPENQFIAVTAYQNTDITQLKIDHNPFAKGFRDNYDSMYTAPEGDRLTPSPTASPRSHQIVPGARYAMQPFFQDQFVNNLPQNRFYTGERAVPQTNSLLSPQAEDAGASSAQRWFVTPVQQSGSNKLDLSYDQDYSASSLLSYGIKPLPLQTSHALSYYPDSAFASMAAGWGTRSTYQRKMTTGLPWSPRPSPPAFTDDQLAASKDKLPEESTAASTWVETSHSLKSVDSTDSGVYSMVCKRRRMSPGGSSTENSPTIKCENLTTTEEYNKDNPKGMGYYAFYTSP
- the LOC118398318 gene encoding eomesodermin-like isoform X2; amino-acid sequence: MQLENILPSASTINLPNTFYNLSSSDSANNSPGPSQIEYQEVDRTESEPSNGPNKYLSGVGNAMMGEGEGNAFTGTKAAPDGRKDSPVLGEDDQSTGRRYHIDELGSDRYFISSSQTSSDVANQCSLFPYAGQTGTMYSGSNGSRYSSLHYGSVLPPAGFSSSVCPSRSQFGSSYQFGQGPGCLYPSYPGTGSGIGSMALPGSTPGTRAQVYLCNRPLWLKFHRFQTEMIITKQGRRMFPFLSFNITGLNLTAHYNVFVEVVLADPNHWRFQGGKWVTCGKADNNMQGNKMYVHPESPNTGAHWMRQEISFGKLKLTNNKGANNNNTQMIVLQSLHKYQPRLHIVEVTEEGVEDIGSDAKTQTFTFPENQFIAVTAYQNTDITQLKIDHNPFAKGFRDNYDSMYTAPEGDRLTPSPTASPRSHQIVPGARYAMQPFFQDQFVNNLPQNRFYTGERAVPQTNSLLSPQAEDAGASSAQRWFVTPVQQSGSNKLDLSYDQDYSASSLLSYGIKPLPLQTSHALSYYPDSAFASMAAGWGTRSTYQRKMTTGLPWSPRPSPPAFTDDQLAASKDKLPEESTAASTWVETSHSLKSVDSTDSGVYSMVCKRRRMSPGGSSTENSPTIKCENLTTTEEYNKDNPKGMGYYAFYTSP
- the LOC118398318 gene encoding eomesodermin-like isoform X3, whose protein sequence is MMGEGEGNAFTGTKAAPDGRKDSPVLGEDDQSTGRRYHIDELGSDRYFISSSQTSSDVANQCSLFPYAGQTGTMYSGSNGSRYSSLHYGSVLPPAGFSSSVCPSRSQFGSSYQFGQGPGCLYPSYPGTGSGIGSMALPGSTPGTRAQVYLCNRPLWLKFHRFQTEMIITKQGRRMFPFLSFNITGLNLTAHYNVFVEVVLADPNHWRFQGGKWVTCGKADNNMQGNKMYVHPESPNTGAHWMRQEISFGKLKLTNNKGANNNNTQMIVLQSLHKYQPRLHIVEVTEEGVEDIGSDAKTQTFTFPENQFIAVTAYQNTDITQLKIDHNPFAKGFRDNYDSMYTAPEGDRLTPSPTASPRSHQIVPGARYAMQPFFQDQFVNNLPQNRFYTGERAVPQTNSLLSPQAEDAGASSAQRWFVTPVQQSGSNKLDLSYDQDYSASSLLSYGIKPLPLQTSHALSYYPDSAFASMAAGWGTRSTYQRKMTTGLPWSPRPSPPAFTDDQLAASKDKLPEESTAASTWVETSHSLKSVDSTDSGVYSMVCKRRRMSPGGSSTENSPTIKCENLTTTEEYNKDNPKGMGYYAFYTSP
- the LOC118398318 gene encoding eomesodermin-like isoform X4 codes for the protein MRRWGQTGTMYSGSNGSRYSSLHYGSVLPPAGFSSSVCPSRSQFGSSYQFGQGPGCLYPSYPGTGSGIGSMALPGSTPGTRAQVYLCNRPLWLKFHRFQTEMIITKQGRRMFPFLSFNITGLNLTAHYNVFVEVVLADPNHWRFQGGKWVTCGKADNNMQGNKMYVHPESPNTGAHWMRQEISFGKLKLTNNKGANNNNTQMIVLQSLHKYQPRLHIVEVTEEGVEDIGSDAKTQTFTFPENQFIAVTAYQNTDITQLKIDHNPFAKGFRDNYDSMYTAPEGDRLTPSPTASPRSHQIVPGARYAMQPFFQDQFVNNLPQNRFYTGERAVPQTNSLLSPQAEDAGASSAQRWFVTPVQQSGSNKLDLSYDQDYSASSLLSYGIKPLPLQTSHALSYYPDSAFASMAAGWGTRSTYQRKMTTGLPWSPRPSPPAFTDDQLAASKDKLPEESTAASTWVETSHSLKSVDSTDSGVYSMVCKRRRMSPGGSSTENSPTIKCENLTTTEEYNKDNPKGMGYYAFYTSP